In a genomic window of Methanogenium sp. S4BF:
- a CDS encoding response regulator, translating into MEKKRILIVEDEVIVAMTLEDVLQKLGYQVAGAVTNGPDAIQMAGEVMPDLVLMDIRLDGSMDGIEAATRISSLYSIPVVYLTAHSDQATLSRAIQTQPYGYLLKPFRERDLYTTIEMAFHKHRVIRQTSEPVAKEDHPLPRPREPERAEKQDLHENTVGLERLALESLNVPVCVVDKNLRLVLFNDAFRCLCSRFSTAECGKKQMVYEVAPAVLVGTVNDYREVFARNKPLRMRNVFRQDGGEHAVDIHFRPFVTVGGDSFVVTMVSDATYAKKLESRIQSLFETYDEVLSLLGEFRGLNGHGNTVMQQIAAHAEQVVISLSQIDVGVLKSDCHSSLKKIWDD; encoded by the coding sequence ATGGAAAAGAAACGAATTCTGATTGTCGAAGATGAGGTGATTGTGGCAATGACCCTGGAAGATGTTCTGCAGAAGCTGGGGTACCAGGTAGCAGGTGCGGTGACAAACGGGCCGGATGCCATCCAGATGGCAGGAGAGGTGATGCCGGATCTGGTGCTGATGGATATCCGCCTTGACGGGTCGATGGATGGGATTGAAGCGGCCACACGCATCAGTTCACTCTACTCAATCCCTGTCGTTTATCTGACTGCCCACTCGGATCAGGCGACACTTTCCCGTGCCATCCAGACCCAGCCCTACGGGTATCTTCTCAAACCATTCCGGGAACGCGACCTCTATACAACCATTGAGATGGCATTTCATAAGCACAGGGTCATCCGGCAAACCAGCGAACCCGTGGCAAAAGAGGATCATCCCTTACCTCGTCCCCGTGAACCGGAGAGGGCGGAGAAGCAGGACCTGCATGAAAATACGGTGGGACTGGAACGGCTGGCTCTTGAATCTCTGAATGTTCCGGTCTGTGTGGTGGATAAAAATCTCAGGCTTGTACTCTTCAATGATGCCTTTCGGTGTCTGTGCAGTCGGTTCAGTACTGCAGAGTGTGGAAAAAAACAGATGGTGTATGAGGTTGCACCGGCTGTTCTGGTGGGTACAGTTAATGACTATCGGGAGGTATTTGCCCGGAATAAACCGCTCCGGATGAGAAATGTATTCAGGCAGGATGGAGGGGAACATGCTGTGGATATCCATTTCCGGCCGTTTGTTACCGTTGGGGGTGATTCGTTTGTGGTCACCATGGTGTCTGATGCAACGTATGCGAAGAAGCTCGAATCCCGGATTCAGTCATTGTTTGAGACCTATGATGAAGTCCTGTCTCTTCTGGGTGAGTTCAGGGGACTCAACGGACACGGGAATACCGTTATGCAGCAGATTGCCGCCCATGCAGAACAGGTGGTGATCTCACTTTCACAGATTGATGTGGGTGTACTGAAATCTGATTGCCATTCATCCCTGAAGAAGATCTGGGATGATTGA
- a CDS encoding C69 family dipeptidase → MVTRFKNNIRSTPCVFSVLLIFMLISAPVSACTIFAVTPGASEDGSMYVGHTNDGVGFDWRNYDDISLIYIPAADHAPGEKRAVAFDPNSGSDAAGNKADGSSEAVLGYIDQVPHTYGYYTASYGMINEHQLVSGECTDYAKIQLGAEEGKRIFYSSELSNVALERCTTARQAIELVGELIETYGYYGTGETLIFADPKDAWVIEMCSSPEGTGGLWAAERIPDGEVFVAGNEFRIREIVPNDPDMLYATDLFRIAEENNMWTPADGPLDWLEATSYGEYSHPYYSLMRVWSIQHRLAPSLGLSPYVENSYTQSYPFTITPDEKVNLTTAFSLFRDHYEGTEFDLTTGVAAGPFGNPYRYLGPADAHTDFQNETSIEVRPGANPRPVSAVFCAYSYVAQARAGLPDPVGGVLWFGPAVTYETVYTPMYAGALNVSIPYATGDRKVYDPESAYWIFDFVTNWAMLRYDAMIVDIQAKQSGLESESIEAVKTTDAQAVELIQAGDETGARQLLTNFSVERGDEIIDYWKALTGMLVVKYSNGLITDPTNESVEESGYPAWWYDTADYQYGPRVYELDALRETEGLNYTGRSVWVPKNASFDEILSLI, encoded by the coding sequence ATGGTGACCAGATTCAAAAACAACATACGCAGTACACCATGCGTATTCTCAGTTCTGCTGATATTCATGCTGATCTCAGCACCCGTATCCGCATGCACGATCTTTGCCGTCACCCCCGGCGCCTCAGAGGACGGCTCCATGTATGTCGGACACACGAATGATGGTGTCGGCTTTGACTGGAGAAATTACGACGACATCAGCCTCATCTACATACCGGCTGCAGACCATGCACCGGGTGAGAAGCGGGCCGTCGCATTCGATCCCAACAGCGGCTCCGATGCGGCCGGAAATAAGGCAGACGGCAGTTCCGAGGCTGTTCTCGGGTATATCGACCAGGTGCCCCACACCTATGGTTACTATACCGCATCCTACGGCATGATAAACGAACATCAGCTGGTAAGCGGCGAGTGCACGGACTATGCCAAAATCCAGCTCGGTGCAGAGGAAGGGAAGCGAATCTTCTATTCGTCTGAACTTTCCAATGTGGCCCTCGAACGCTGCACAACCGCACGGCAGGCAATCGAACTGGTCGGAGAACTGATTGAGACATACGGCTACTACGGCACCGGTGAGACCCTCATCTTCGCTGACCCGAAGGATGCATGGGTTATTGAGATGTGCTCCAGTCCGGAAGGCACCGGCGGCCTCTGGGCGGCAGAGAGGATACCGGACGGAGAAGTCTTTGTGGCCGGAAACGAATTCCGGATTCGTGAGATCGTTCCAAACGACCCCGATATGCTCTACGCGACGGACCTCTTCCGCATCGCAGAGGAGAACAACATGTGGACACCTGCGGACGGACCACTCGACTGGCTGGAAGCAACAAGCTATGGCGAATACTCCCACCCCTACTACTCCCTGATGCGTGTCTGGAGCATCCAGCACCGTCTGGCGCCATCACTTGGACTGAGCCCGTATGTGGAGAATTCCTACACACAAAGCTATCCGTTCACCATCACACCCGACGAAAAAGTCAACCTGACAACCGCGTTCTCTCTCTTCCGGGACCATTACGAGGGAACGGAATTTGATCTGACAACAGGCGTTGCCGCTGGGCCCTTCGGCAATCCGTACCGGTATCTCGGCCCCGCCGATGCCCACACCGATTTCCAGAATGAGACGTCCATTGAAGTCCGTCCCGGTGCAAACCCCCGACCTGTCTCCGCAGTGTTTTGTGCCTACAGCTATGTAGCACAGGCACGGGCAGGCCTCCCCGACCCTGTGGGCGGGGTGCTCTGGTTTGGCCCGGCCGTCACGTACGAAACCGTGTATACACCAATGTACGCCGGTGCCCTGAATGTATCAATCCCCTATGCCACCGGCGACAGGAAAGTGTATGATCCGGAATCTGCCTACTGGATCTTCGATTTTGTCACCAACTGGGCAATGCTCCGCTACGATGCAATGATTGTTGATATCCAGGCAAAACAGTCAGGACTTGAATCTGAGTCTATTGAAGCAGTAAAGACAACAGACGCACAGGCAGTTGAACTGATTCAGGCAGGAGATGAAACAGGGGCACGCCAGCTCCTCACCAATTTCAGCGTGGAAAGAGGCGATGAAATAATTGATTATTGGAAAGCCCTCACCGGCATGCTCGTGGTAAAATATTCAAACGGCCTCATCACCGACCCCACAAATGAGAGTGTTGAAGAGTCCGGCTATCCGGCGTGGTGGTATGATACCGCAGATTACCAGTATGGCCCCCGGGTGTATGAGCTTGACGCACTTCGCGAGACAGAGGGCCTCAACTATACCGGCCGGTCTGTATGGGTGCCAAAAAATGCATCATTTGATGAGATTCTGAGCCTCATCTGA
- a CDS encoding V-type ATP synthase subunit I has protein sequence MLRPAEMVRLTVGVHTARRDAMIAALHEAGVVELLPVTDEERLHALVTPCRRSSAVPDIAEARSRLERAVETLSGFVPEKNAVLALFSRPPDHTISFPVTDAASVLEESTRFSEITEKILALHARDAAIAERMARLDEEEETLHLLLPFGIDPGRLGGTGLLEVRAGIIPSGECADIEMHLNEEMPELAAAFLLCGVGDHPATVVCIAHPDASADADRVLRALAFRDFTPEMTEGTASDGIAAVRTERTRLEQEQTGIEASLEVLARTHYAALEAMAEELGVMREREDASPQFGETGSLIVMQGWARTRDLPRIRSLCDRSADGLFFCTTESADGDVPSAFAHPRWLAPYGFLTAMFGMPAYGKIDPTLFLAPVLVFTFGLMLGDAGYGILLFLIAVLVLRGAGHAPGTVHDLAVVLCACGAAGTVFGLLMGSFFGNLPAFFGITLPFTIIEPLNDPLALLILALVIGVVHLNLGLGIAAYEHLRCGEQRELFFSEGIWFLLQPSAAVLILTFFGWAAFSPLVTTIAWAGAAAGIAGILWANGPLGFFSLTGYLGDWLSYARILALALATGGIAMMINILSGMIMGIGPVFLIAGILFAVIGHAANLILQCLGGFIHALRLQYVEFFGRFFDAGGRAFSPFAAQRIHTKPPEGK, from the coding sequence ATGCTCAGACCCGCTGAGATGGTGCGTCTCACGGTGGGGGTGCATACTGCCCGCAGGGATGCCATGATCGCTGCCCTGCACGAGGCGGGGGTGGTTGAACTCCTGCCTGTCACGGATGAGGAACGGCTCCATGCACTCGTCACCCCGTGCCGCAGATCATCTGCCGTCCCGGATATTGCTGAGGCCCGGTCCCGTCTGGAACGGGCCGTTGAGACTCTCTCAGGTTTTGTCCCGGAGAAGAATGCGGTTCTGGCGCTCTTTTCCCGCCCACCGGACCACACCATATCATTCCCTGTCACCGATGCCGCGTCCGTCCTTGAAGAATCGACCCGTTTCTCAGAGATAACCGAAAAAATCCTCGCCCTGCATGCCCGTGATGCTGCAATAGCGGAACGCATGGCACGGCTGGATGAGGAAGAGGAGACGCTTCACCTGCTCCTTCCCTTTGGTATCGACCCCGGCCGCCTGGGGGGGACGGGCCTTTTGGAGGTGCGGGCGGGCATCATCCCGTCAGGCGAATGCGCAGATATTGAAATGCACCTGAACGAAGAGATGCCGGAGCTTGCTGCCGCATTTCTCCTGTGCGGGGTGGGAGACCATCCGGCAACCGTTGTATGCATCGCCCATCCGGATGCATCGGCAGATGCAGACCGTGTGCTCCGGGCACTTGCATTCCGGGATTTTACTCCCGAGATGACGGAGGGCACGGCATCAGACGGCATTGCAGCCGTCCGGACGGAACGAACCCGGCTTGAACAGGAGCAAACAGGGATTGAGGCCTCCCTTGAGGTTCTGGCCCGGACTCATTATGCAGCACTTGAGGCGATGGCAGAGGAGCTGGGGGTCATGCGGGAGCGTGAAGATGCCTCTCCGCAGTTTGGGGAGACCGGGTCTCTTATCGTCATGCAGGGGTGGGCCAGAACACGTGACCTGCCCCGGATACGATCGCTCTGTGACCGATCGGCAGACGGCCTCTTCTTCTGCACCACAGAATCCGCTGACGGGGATGTCCCGTCAGCCTTTGCCCATCCCCGCTGGCTGGCGCCGTACGGGTTTCTCACCGCCATGTTTGGCATGCCTGCATATGGCAAAATTGACCCAACGCTCTTTCTCGCTCCGGTTCTCGTCTTTACCTTCGGTCTTATGCTTGGGGATGCCGGGTATGGTATCCTGCTGTTCCTCATCGCTGTCCTGGTCCTCCGCGGGGCAGGGCATGCGCCTGGCACCGTGCACGACCTTGCCGTTGTCCTCTGCGCCTGTGGTGCGGCAGGGACGGTCTTCGGCCTCCTTATGGGGAGCTTCTTCGGCAATCTGCCGGCGTTTTTCGGCATCACGCTGCCGTTTACGATCATTGAACCCCTGAATGATCCTCTCGCCCTGCTCATTCTGGCGCTGGTCATTGGCGTTGTTCATCTCAACCTCGGTCTGGGCATTGCGGCATACGAACATCTCCGGTGCGGTGAACAGAGGGAGCTGTTCTTCTCGGAAGGTATCTGGTTTCTGCTCCAGCCCTCTGCTGCTGTCCTTATCCTCACGTTCTTTGGCTGGGCTGCGTTCTCACCGCTTGTCACCACCATTGCCTGGGCAGGTGCTGCTGCTGGTATCGCCGGTATTCTGTGGGCCAATGGTCCGCTCGGGTTCTTCTCTCTCACCGGTTACCTTGGAGACTGGCTCAGTTATGCACGTATCCTTGCACTGGCTCTTGCCACAGGCGGCATTGCGATGATGATCAACATCCTCTCAGGGATGATTATGGGAATCGGGCCGGTCTTTCTCATCGCAGGGATTCTGTTTGCTGTGATCGGGCATGCGGCAAACCTGATCCTCCAGTGCCTCGGAGGGTTCATTCATGCCCTCCGCCTCCAGTATGTGGAATTTTTCGGCCGGTTCTTTGATGCGGGAGGCAGGGCGTTTTCCCCCTTTGCGGCACAGAGAATACACACCAAACCACCAGAGGGGAAGTAA
- a CDS encoding PGF-pre-PGF domain-containing protein — protein MTVSPDRVDANGGSTAIRIFRQGDDGVTEVLNTTSLGTTADGMMIFEAFSPSGFSSFAIAATTAQPTPTPTPIPTPAPVPGGDSDSSTTFSAATTGALRAGETASLSVSNSPVTLIAVDMKTDAPALLVTVTDQQNRPDGVPLSGNNIWRYLSFTLYRADPAAIADAMITFGVPEDVLGGKTAVLMRLNGQEWESLPTEPAGTDGKNLLFTAETPGFSWFAIAIVDAAASTGDVPEGVPTEPAEQLPAATFTPASPTTQATTTPTSVPPTQTPLPIAGVLFGAAGIAFLFRRMR, from the coding sequence ATGACCGTCTCACCCGACCGGGTGGATGCAAACGGCGGCAGCACAGCCATCCGGATATTCCGTCAGGGCGACGACGGAGTGACAGAAGTGCTGAACACGACCTCCCTCGGGACTACCGCTGACGGCATGATGATCTTTGAGGCATTCTCCCCCAGTGGCTTCTCCTCATTTGCCATAGCCGCGACCACTGCGCAACCCACTCCAACACCAACACCTATACCCACACCTGCGCCGGTTCCGGGGGGCGACAGCGACAGCAGCACAACCTTTTCAGCTGCAACAACCGGCGCCCTGCGGGCCGGAGAAACAGCCAGCCTTTCGGTCAGCAACTCACCGGTCACCCTGATTGCGGTAGATATGAAGACAGATGCACCTGCCCTGCTTGTTACCGTAACCGACCAGCAGAACCGTCCGGACGGAGTGCCGTTGTCTGGAAACAACATCTGGCGCTATCTCTCTTTCACACTCTATCGTGCAGACCCGGCTGCGATAGCCGATGCCATGATCACCTTTGGCGTGCCTGAAGACGTCCTCGGTGGAAAGACAGCGGTGCTGATGCGGCTGAACGGTCAGGAATGGGAATCACTCCCGACCGAACCCGCAGGCACGGATGGGAAAAACCTGCTCTTCACCGCTGAAACACCCGGGTTTTCCTGGTTTGCAATCGCTATCGTAGATGCAGCCGCATCAACGGGTGATGTTCCGGAAGGCGTCCCCACAGAACCAGCCGAACAGCTCCCTGCAGCAACTTTCACGCCTGCTTCCCCAACGACTCAGGCTACCACCACCCCCACCTCTGTACCCCCCACACAGACTCCACTCCCCATAGCAGGAGTGCTGTTCGGTGCTGCAGGAATCGCCTTCCTCTTCAGGAGAATGCGATAA
- a CDS encoding response regulator, translating into MTKKRILIVEDEAIVAMQIEASLKHMGYEVVGVASRGNDAIRIAKETWPDLILMDIRLEGTMDGIETANAINMYYTIPVIFLTAYSDDTTVSRVIKTKSYGFMTKPFNDRELYSNIELAIGKHTSSQKSQVEEAILSSIFSLIPDAVISTGPDGTLRRFNASAQALWDWSTEEIGNHTLFSILDPGVTDMETFIDSLDRMEKTKRGLIRWSDTVVATTGTGEQQQFTLTVEPIRGSDGELREFVLVLTHPIVAGPPEVSAVTPRQVIEIIKDPVYFMDSQLNLVLFNTAFQEFCLTMSYGTPEIDKPVFEMLPPAFVGDADGYRELFKRGAAWQGVVDMTNTSGIKRYFITTIPVFDDETVSHMATIVRPDADS; encoded by the coding sequence ATGACAAAGAAACGAATTCTGATTGTTGAGGATGAAGCTATTGTGGCGATGCAGATTGAGGCCTCGCTGAAACACATGGGATATGAAGTTGTAGGGGTGGCAAGTCGGGGGAATGATGCCATTCGTATCGCAAAAGAAACCTGGCCGGATCTGATCCTGATGGATATCCGTCTTGAAGGTACGATGGATGGCATTGAAACAGCAAATGCGATTAACATGTATTACACCATCCCGGTGATTTTTCTCACGGCATACTCGGATGATACAACAGTATCACGGGTCATCAAAACCAAATCATATGGCTTTATGACCAAACCGTTCAATGATCGGGAACTGTATTCAAATATTGAACTGGCGATTGGCAAACACACATCCTCACAGAAATCTCAGGTTGAGGAGGCAATTCTGTCGTCGATATTCTCCCTGATCCCCGATGCAGTCATCTCAACAGGGCCGGATGGTACTCTGCGGAGGTTCAATGCCTCTGCACAGGCACTTTGGGACTGGAGCACAGAAGAGATTGGAAATCACACTCTCTTCAGTATTCTGGATCCCGGCGTGACAGATATGGAGACCTTTATTGATTCCCTGGATCGCATGGAAAAGACTAAACGGGGACTGATCCGCTGGTCGGATACGGTTGTTGCCACGACAGGCACGGGGGAACAGCAGCAGTTCACTCTTACCGTTGAGCCGATTCGTGGTTCTGACGGTGAACTGCGTGAGTTTGTCCTTGTTTTGACCCATCCGATTGTAGCCGGACCGCCTGAGGTTTCTGCAGTCACACCGCGCCAGGTGATTGAGATCATCAAGGATCCGGTATATTTTATGGACAGCCAGCTTAACTTGGTTCTTTTCAATACGGCCTTTCAGGAGTTCTGCCTGACCATGTCATATGGTACACCTGAAATAGACAAACCGGTCTTCGAAATGCTTCCTCCCGCCTTTGTTGGAGATGCAGACGGGTACCGGGAACTCTTTAAACGGGGTGCAGCATGGCAGGGAGTTGTCGATATGACGAATACATCCGGTATCAAACGCTATTTCATTACTACAATACCCGTTTTTGATGATGAAACGGTATCACACATGGCAACAATCGTCCGACCTGATGCAGATTCCTGA
- a CDS encoding N-acetyltransferase: MAVNTLIIREANESDLHDVIQVEKEAFGYEKEAILVSQLLEDESAEPTISLLAFKEDEAVGHILFTKAAIDGKDPSPLIYLLAPLAIKPEHQKQGIGGMLINEGLKKLKDMGVEMVFVLGHENYYPKYGFINDAGNMGFAAPYPIPEEQAGAWMVQFLGSKDVEGITGRVVCADALNKPEHWRE, from the coding sequence ATGGCAGTAAATACTCTTATAATCAGGGAAGCAAACGAGTCCGATCTTCACGATGTTATCCAAGTCGAAAAAGAGGCCTTCGGATATGAAAAAGAAGCAATCTTAGTATCCCAACTTCTGGAAGATGAAAGCGCAGAGCCGACAATATCATTACTGGCTTTTAAGGAAGACGAAGCAGTCGGACACATCCTGTTCACAAAGGCAGCAATTGACGGAAAAGACCCCTCGCCTTTGATCTACCTTCTTGCACCTTTGGCAATTAAACCTGAACACCAGAAGCAGGGAATCGGCGGAATGCTCATCAATGAGGGCTTAAAAAAGTTGAAGGATATGGGTGTTGAAATGGTCTTTGTTCTCGGACATGAGAACTACTATCCGAAATATGGGTTTATCAATGATGCCGGCAACATGGGATTTGCTGCGCCGTATCCAATTCCGGAAGAGCAGGCAGGTGCATGGATGGTGCAGTTTTTGGGTTCAAAGGATGTTGAAGGGATTACCGGTCGGGTTGTATGTGCAGATGCATTAAATAAGCCGGAGCATTGGAGAGAGTGA
- a CDS encoding V-type ATPase subunit subunit G family protein, with translation MPFQEIIRIREAEAASLEVIAQARAEADGRIKRAHADARAAVADARREGGAEVAALIATVEAEVSAEVEKIRAAAEEEIASIREGTDARLDEAVTFVVGEVTGHAQTR, from the coding sequence GTGCCATTCCAGGAAATTATCCGTATCCGGGAGGCAGAAGCGGCGTCACTGGAAGTGATAGCACAGGCACGCGCAGAGGCGGATGGCCGCATAAAGAGAGCCCATGCAGATGCCCGGGCAGCTGTTGCAGATGCACGGCGGGAGGGTGGGGCCGAGGTGGCAGCACTCATCGCTACTGTAGAGGCGGAGGTGTCAGCAGAGGTGGAAAAGATTCGTGCGGCAGCAGAAGAGGAAATTGCATCCATCCGGGAAGGGACCGACGCCAGGCTTGATGAGGCCGTCACCTTCGTCGTCGGGGAGGTGACCGGGCATGCTCAGACCCGCTGA